In Fusobacterium mortiferum ATCC 9817, one genomic interval encodes:
- a CDS encoding ROK family protein, with protein MKFGAIDAGGKKFICGITDEQGNTLEKTSFLTETPEKTIPLVIDFFRNKDISALGVGCFGPLDLNPNSDTYGYITSSPKTDWKNYNILGNLKSAFNIPIFLDTNMNVGVLGEAMWGAGKGLKNTIFLTIGNGIGGGAIVEGKIVHGMLHPEMGHMFVSRHPRDKFAGTCPFHGGNCLEGMASVPAIEKRWGKSLSSLPIEHPAWDLEAFYIAHALVNYILILSPEKIILGGEVMKYKQLLPIVKKAVIKLLNGYIQTNQIFREIDDYIVLPDLGENSGFFGAAALCIKNFK; from the coding sequence ATGAAATTTGGTGCTATTGATGCTGGTGGTAAAAAATTTATTTGTGGAATAACAGATGAGCAGGGAAATACTCTTGAAAAGACTAGTTTTTTAACTGAAACTCCAGAAAAAACTATTCCTTTAGTTATTGATTTTTTTAGAAACAAGGATATTTCAGCTTTAGGTGTAGGCTGCTTTGGCCCTTTAGACTTAAATCCTAATTCTGATACATATGGATATATTACTTCTTCTCCTAAAACTGATTGGAAAAATTATAATATTTTAGGTAATTTAAAGTCAGCTTTTAATATTCCAATATTTTTAGATACTAATATGAACGTTGGAGTCTTAGGAGAAGCTATGTGGGGAGCTGGAAAAGGGTTAAAAAATACTATTTTTTTAACTATTGGAAACGGAATTGGTGGAGGAGCTATTGTTGAAGGAAAAATTGTTCATGGAATGCTTCACCCTGAAATGGGTCATATGTTTGTAAGTAGACACCCAAGAGATAAATTTGCTGGTACTTGTCCTTTTCATGGTGGAAACTGTTTAGAAGGTATGGCATCTGTTCCTGCTATTGAAAAACGTTGGGGAAAATCTTTGTCTTCTCTTCCAATTGAACATCCTGCATGGGATTTAGAAGCTTTTTATATTGCTCATGCACTTGTAAACTATATTTTAATTCTTTCACCTGAAAAAATTATACTTGGCGGAGAGGTTATGAAATATAAACAACTACTACCAATAGTGAAAAAAGCTGTTATTAAATTACTTAACGGTTATATACAAACAAATCAAATTTTTAGAGAAATTGATGACTATATAGTGCTTCCAGATTTAGGAGAAAACTCTGGTTTCTTTGGAGCTGCTGCTCTATGTATTAAAAATTTTAAATAA
- a CDS encoding MATE family efflux transporter, which yields MSKQENKMGTHKMLPLLLSMSIPPTISMLINSLYNIVDSIFVAKLGTEALTAVSLAFPIQNLILAIAVGSGVGVNSYIARKLGEKDLETANKTAASGLTLSVIHYLILVLLGVIFIKPFFLLFTKESNILKMGIDYTYIVTFLSIGTIAQIAIEKILQATGNTLAPMFLQIIGAVTNIILDPILIYGYFGIPAMGVKGAAIATIIGQMTALLCSIYVLFFMKQEIKIERKDFVWNNKIIREIYSVGIPSFFIMSIGSFLVMGINFILSGISTLAVSLFGIYFKLQTFIYMPTSGVTQGAMPIMGYSYGAKNSKRLSDVLNYSIIICVAINFLGSVLFWLFPQEILHFFNATDEMMSIGVRTIRIISTSYSFGSICFIFSCFLQAIGKGIPSLTITMLRQLILLLPMAYILGRIYGLTGVWLAFPTVEVITCMISIYMYRNFVRKDPVMAMNR from the coding sequence ATGTCAAAACAAGAGAATAAAATGGGAACCCATAAAATGCTGCCGCTATTATTATCAATGTCTATACCACCAACTATATCTATGCTTATAAACTCTCTATATAACATAGTTGATTCTATTTTTGTTGCGAAATTAGGAACAGAAGCATTAACTGCAGTATCCTTAGCTTTTCCTATTCAGAATTTAATTCTTGCTATTGCTGTGGGTTCAGGTGTTGGAGTTAATTCGTATATTGCTAGAAAGCTTGGAGAAAAAGATTTAGAAACGGCGAATAAAACAGCAGCAAGTGGATTGACTTTATCAGTAATACATTATTTAATTTTGGTTTTATTGGGAGTTATATTTATCAAACCATTTTTTCTCTTATTTACAAAAGAAAGTAATATTTTAAAAATGGGAATAGACTATACATATATAGTGACGTTTTTAAGTATAGGAACAATAGCTCAAATTGCTATCGAAAAAATACTGCAAGCAACAGGAAATACATTAGCCCCAATGTTTTTACAAATAATTGGAGCTGTTACCAATATAATATTAGATCCTATTTTAATATATGGATATTTTGGTATTCCAGCTATGGGAGTAAAGGGAGCTGCAATTGCTACTATAATAGGTCAAATGACAGCACTACTATGTTCTATTTATGTTTTATTTTTTATGAAACAAGAGATAAAAATAGAGAGAAAAGATTTTGTATGGAATAATAAAATTATAAGAGAGATATATAGTGTAGGAATACCTTCTTTTTTCATAATGTCGATAGGATCTTTCTTAGTAATGGGAATAAACTTTATACTTTCAGGAATATCTACTTTGGCAGTATCATTATTTGGAATATATTTTAAACTTCAAACTTTTATATATATGCCTACTAGTGGAGTAACACAAGGAGCTATGCCAATTATGGGATATAGTTATGGAGCTAAAAATTCAAAGAGATTGTCAGATGTTTTAAACTATTCAATAATAATTTGTGTAGCTATTAACTTTTTAGGAAGTGTGTTATTTTGGTTATTTCCACAAGAAATATTACATTTTTTTAATGCTACTGATGAGATGATGTCAATAGGAGTAAGAACAATTAGAATAATTTCAACAAGTTACTCTTTTGGAAGTATTTGTTTTATCTTTTCATGTTTCTTACAAGCTATAGGGAAAGGGATTCCTTCTCTTACAATAACTATGTTAAGGCAACTAATTTTATTGTTACCAATGGCTTATATTTTAGGAAGGATTTATGGACTTACTGGAGTTTGGTTAGCTTTTCCTACTGTGGAAGTTATAACTTGTATGATTTCAATTTATATGTATAGAAATTTTGTGAGAAAAGATCCTGTGATGGCAATGAATAGATAG
- a CDS encoding HutP family protein, which yields MQYKSKDIAKVSVEMAMSSREEEQELKDKYSKKGIKTAAVDIGGNVVESIPKILERTLVAAKRNGLISESHVYEGAVTGATREAIDQILDKSVGFNVGGKIGIARCQEHLSVCIFLTIGMFRLDEVVIGLGHRAVPNE from the coding sequence ATGCAATATAAAAGTAAAGATATAGCTAAAGTGTCTGTTGAAATGGCTATGAGTAGTAGAGAGGAAGAACAGGAGTTAAAAGATAAATATTCAAAAAAAGGAATAAAAACAGCTGCTGTAGATATTGGTGGAAATGTAGTAGAATCTATTCCTAAAATATTAGAGAGAACATTAGTAGCTGCAAAAAGAAATGGACTGATTTCTGAATCACATGTATATGAAGGAGCTGTAACAGGAGCTACTAGAGAAGCTATTGATCAAATTTTAGATAAATCTGTTGGTTTTAATGTAGGAGGAAAAATAGGTATAGCTAGATGCCAAGAACACTTATCTGTATGTATATTTTTAACTATTGGTATGTTTAGACTTGATGAAGTAGTTATTGGACTTGGGCACAGAGCTGTTCCTAATGAATAA
- a CDS encoding ABC transporter substrate-binding protein, with protein MKQIVGQETKKFFGVIVFLILSLLSYANEKTFEIGISQFAEHPALDAVRKGFEDELKELGVKVNIDYKNSQGDTGTTGMIAQKFVADKKDLIFAIATPSAQAAKQATDDIPILFSAVTDPVSAQLVNSNEKVGGNITGTSDAAPIEKQLALFKELNPKVKKVAIIYNTSEANSEVQINTAKKVSKKLDIEIIPVGVNNINDIPQAVNSVIRKVDGFYTITDNIVASAINLISKAAIKNKKITIGAEEAHVQGGVLMTDGLSYYELGRQTGAMAKKILVDKVAVQDIPVEISKNTKKVVNKNTLNKLKFSENSEAFSGATFIE; from the coding sequence ATGAAACAAATAGTAGGACAGGAAACAAAAAAATTCTTTGGAGTAATAGTATTTTTAATACTTAGTCTTTTAAGTTATGCCAATGAAAAAACTTTTGAAATTGGTATTTCACAATTTGCAGAACACCCAGCACTTGATGCTGTAAGAAAAGGATTTGAAGATGAATTAAAAGAGCTTGGAGTTAAAGTTAATATTGATTATAAAAATTCTCAAGGGGATACTGGAACTACTGGAATGATAGCTCAAAAATTTGTTGCAGATAAAAAAGACCTTATTTTTGCAATAGCCACTCCATCAGCTCAAGCAGCTAAACAAGCTACTGATGATATTCCAATTCTATTTAGTGCTGTTACAGACCCAGTAAGTGCTCAACTTGTAAATTCTAATGAAAAGGTTGGAGGTAATATAACAGGAACTTCAGATGCTGCCCCTATTGAAAAACAATTAGCACTTTTTAAAGAACTTAATCCAAAAGTAAAGAAAGTTGCTATTATTTACAATACAAGTGAAGCAAATTCAGAAGTTCAAATAAATACTGCTAAAAAAGTTAGTAAAAAATTAGATATCGAAATTATCCCAGTAGGTGTCAATAATATTAATGATATTCCTCAGGCAGTTAATTCTGTTATAAGAAAAGTTGATGGTTTTTATACTATTACAGATAATATAGTTGCTTCAGCTATAAACTTAATCTCAAAAGCTGCTATAAAAAACAAAAAAATAACTATTGGAGCTGAAGAAGCTCATGTCCAAGGTGGAGTATTAATGACAGATGGTCTTAGTTACTATGAACTTGGAAGACAAACAGGGGCTATGGCTAAAAAAATTTTAGTAGATAAAGTTGCTGTTCAAGATATTCCAGTTGAGATTTCTAAAAATACTAAAAAAGTTGTAAATAAAAATACATTAAATAAATTAAAATTTTCAGAAAATTCAGAAGCTTTTTCTGGAGCTACATTTATAGAATAG
- a CDS encoding ABC transporter permease, giving the protein MGALLSISLEQGLVFAVLAIGVFITYKILDFPDLSVEGTFPFGAFIFSKFMLLGLDPISSTLLSFIFGSLAGILTYALHIKMKIAPILAGILTMTILYSVNLRVNGKANIPLYNYSSIFDYGNIILILIVIVLLIKFLMDMFLKTERGYLLIATGDNETLVKSLGVNCNTYKLLGLMLSNGIVAVSGALMGQLQGFADINMGASIIVSALASIIIGDTFLKNSKKLNGTTRAILGAISYKIIGGLALEIGLAPTDLKAISAIIVILFIGYNNLSILEFIKKGGKKDATNKKFIQEF; this is encoded by the coding sequence ATGGGAGCATTACTATCTATATCACTAGAACAAGGACTTGTATTTGCAGTTCTTGCAATAGGTGTATTCATAACATATAAAATACTCGATTTTCCTGATTTATCAGTAGAAGGAACATTTCCATTTGGGGCATTTATATTTTCTAAATTTATGTTACTAGGACTAGACCCAATAAGTAGTACTTTGCTATCTTTTATCTTTGGTTCATTAGCTGGTATTTTAACTTATGCATTACATATAAAAATGAAAATAGCTCCAATATTAGCAGGAATACTTACTATGACTATTCTTTACTCTGTCAACTTAAGAGTAAATGGAAAAGCTAATATTCCTCTATATAATTACTCTTCTATTTTTGATTATGGAAATATAATTTTGATTTTGATAGTAATCGTTCTTTTAATTAAATTTCTAATGGATATGTTTCTAAAAACAGAAAGAGGATATCTATTAATTGCTACTGGAGATAATGAAACTCTTGTTAAATCCCTAGGTGTTAACTGTAATACTTACAAATTATTAGGACTTATGTTATCAAATGGAATTGTTGCTGTAAGTGGGGCTCTTATGGGACAATTACAAGGATTTGCTGATATAAATATGGGAGCTTCTATAATTGTTTCAGCTCTTGCTTCTATTATAATAGGAGATACTTTTTTAAAAAATTCAAAAAAACTAAATGGAACAACTAGAGCTATTTTAGGAGCTATTTCTTATAAAATTATAGGTGGATTAGCATTAGAAATAGGACTTGCTCCTACAGATTTAAAGGCTATCAGTGCTATTATTGTAATTCTATTTATTGGTTATAATAATCTCTCTATTTTAGAATTTATAAAAAAAGGAGGAAAAAAAGATGCTACAAATAAAAAATTTATCCAAGAGTTTTAA
- a CDS encoding ABC transporter ATP-binding protein has protein sequence MLQIKNLSKSFNIGTENETTIFENFNFTVKDSEFVAVLGSNGCGKSTLFNLISGSLENDGGSILLDGIDISNLKEEKRAFGISKIHQDPSKGVSPSLTILENISLASKKCEKFSLKRLIQKNKISDFITLLKEVDLGLENKLDTQVKFLSGGQRQALSLIMATLKKPKLLLLDEHTSALDPKTSKVIMEKTKQLINKQRITALMVSHNLRDAIKYADRIVMLDKGKIILDIPSKNITEEELSKIYTQKMNNSPISIAI, from the coding sequence ATGCTACAAATAAAAAATTTATCCAAGAGTTTTAATATTGGGACAGAGAATGAAACAACTATATTTGAAAATTTTAATTTTACAGTTAAGGATAGTGAATTTGTAGCTGTCTTAGGTTCAAATGGATGTGGAAAATCTACTCTTTTTAATCTGATAAGTGGTTCACTAGAAAATGATGGTGGCTCTATTCTTTTAGATGGAATAGATATCAGCAATCTAAAAGAAGAAAAAAGAGCTTTTGGAATTAGTAAAATACATCAAGACCCTTCTAAAGGAGTTTCTCCTTCACTTACAATTTTAGAGAATATCTCTTTAGCTAGCAAAAAATGTGAGAAATTCTCTCTTAAAAGATTGATACAAAAAAATAAGATATCTGACTTTATAACTTTATTAAAAGAAGTTGATTTAGGACTAGAAAATAAACTAGATACTCAGGTCAAATTTCTTTCTGGAGGACAAAGACAAGCTCTCTCTCTTATTATGGCAACATTGAAAAAACCTAAACTTTTACTTTTAGATGAGCATACTTCTGCCCTAGACCCTAAAACTTCTAAAGTTATTATGGAAAAAACTAAACAATTAATAAATAAACAAAGAATTACTGCTTTGATGGTATCTCATAACCTAAGAGATGCTATAAAATATGCTGATAGAATTGTTATGCTAGATAAAGGAAAAATTATTTTAGATATTCCAAGTAAAAATATAACGGAGGAAGAATTAAGTAAAATCTATACTCAAAAAATGAATAATTCTCCTATATCAATTGCCATCTAA
- a CDS encoding Mrp/NBP35 family ATP-binding protein, giving the protein MANCSTCPSNGTCSKDKESCGIVNNPLNHIKNVIGIMSGKGGVGKSTVTTLLAKDLAKRGYKVGILDADITGPSIPRLMGVTGQMAMGDGTNIVPVTSKEGIKIISLNLLLQDESQPVVWRGSLISSAVKQFWEEVLWEDLDYLLIDMPPGTGDVALTVMQSTPINGIVMVSVPQDMVSMIVAKAVNMTKKLDVPVLGVVENMSYIICPGCETKISFHEESGAHDFLKEMGLPLLGELPMTKGFARMTRGEESADSSAMFTPITDKILTEISKL; this is encoded by the coding sequence ATGGCAAATTGTAGTACTTGTCCTTCAAATGGTACATGTTCTAAGGACAAAGAAAGTTGTGGAATTGTTAACAATCCATTAAATCATATAAAAAATGTAATTGGAATTATGAGTGGTAAGGGAGGAGTTGGAAAATCAACTGTTACTACTTTACTTGCAAAAGATTTAGCAAAAAGAGGATATAAAGTTGGTATATTAGATGCCGATATCACTGGACCTAGTATTCCTAGACTTATGGGAGTAACTGGACAAATGGCTATGGGAGATGGAACAAATATTGTCCCTGTAACTTCAAAAGAAGGAATAAAAATTATCTCTTTAAACTTATTACTTCAAGATGAAAGCCAACCAGTAGTATGGAGAGGTTCGCTTATTAGTAGTGCAGTAAAACAATTCTGGGAAGAAGTATTATGGGAAGACCTCGATTATCTTCTTATAGATATGCCTCCAGGAACAGGAGATGTAGCTCTTACTGTTATGCAATCTACACCTATAAATGGAATTGTAATGGTATCTGTACCTCAAGATATGGTTTCTATGATAGTTGCTAAAGCTGTAAATATGACTAAGAAATTAGATGTTCCTGTATTAGGAGTAGTTGAAAATATGAGTTATATTATATGCCCTGGTTGTGAAACTAAAATCAGTTTCCACGAAGAGTCTGGAGCTCATGATTTCTTAAAAGAGATGGGATTACCTCTTCTTGGAGAATTACCTATGACTAAAGGTTTTGCTAGAATGACTAGAGGAGAAGAATCTGCTGATTCATCAGCAATGTTTACTCCTATAACTGATAAAATTTTAACTGAAATTTCTAAATTATAA
- a CDS encoding YccF domain-containing protein, whose protein sequence is MNTLLNIIWLFLGGLVLALEWVIAGILCIIFIITIPFARGCFEMATSCLTPFGKKVQLKSNFGEPARPISAFLWIIFAGIWLAISHILIGITQCCTIIGIPFGIQNFKLVQVAFNPYKYTLR, encoded by the coding sequence ATGAATACATTATTAAATATTATTTGGCTTTTTTTGGGTGGATTAGTTTTAGCATTAGAATGGGTAATAGCAGGAATACTTTGTATTATATTTATAATTACAATACCTTTTGCAAGAGGATGTTTTGAGATGGCAACTTCTTGTCTTACACCGTTTGGAAAAAAGGTACAGTTAAAGAGCAATTTTGGAGAACCAGCAAGACCAATTAGTGCTTTTTTATGGATAATATTTGCTGGGATATGGTTAGCAATATCCCATATATTGATAGGAATAACTCAATGTTGTACAATTATAGGGATACCTTTTGGAATACAAAATTTTAAGCTAGTTCAGGTGGCTTTTAATCCTTATAAATATACTTTAAGATAG
- a CDS encoding GIY-YIG nuclease family protein has protein sequence MENKKYYYIYILRCNDESLYTGITTDIVRRYEEHEKGRGAKYTRAKGVKRIEIFFQCLGRKDASKIESYIKKLSKAKKEFYLLNREIFSFKIKEELGIEIKIKNKIKKVLT, from the coding sequence ATGGAAAATAAAAAATATTATTATATTTATATATTAAGATGCAATGATGAAAGTTTATATACTGGAATAACAACAGATATAGTAAGAAGATATGAAGAACATGAGAAAGGAAGAGGAGCTAAATACACTAGAGCTAAAGGAGTAAAAAGAATAGAAATTTTTTTTCAATGTTTAGGGAGAAAAGATGCAAGCAAAATAGAAAGTTATATAAAGAAGCTATCAAAAGCTAAAAAGGAATTTTATCTTCTTAATAGGGAGATATTTTCTTTTAAAATAAAAGAAGAATTAGGCATAGAAATAAAAATAAAAAATAAAATAAAAAAAGTGTTGACATAA
- a CDS encoding DUF1576 domain-containing protein, translating into MDNFNSNHINKIKFISFSLIILIILGFIGYVIYERENVLTGILKIITSPAVLITDFLVIGGIGAVFLNAFLIFIFNFTLTRLLKIEITGLVIASFFTVFGFSFFGKNILNILPFYLGGILYSVFEHIDFKEIFVTISFSSAMAPFVSEVAFRVDTTDTSYINAIALGIIIGFIATPLSKKMAGFHEGFNLYNLGFTGGILGAVITSILKLYNFQITPQRIISTEFDLALKVICSSVFLALIIIGFFINNSSFKGYMEILKDSGLKSDFVKKYGFGLTFINMGIMGFVATGFVILIGETLNGPLLAGILTVVGFSAYGKHFKNTIPILIGVYIAGLGSSTNGFTVALSALFGTSLAPITGVYGIIWGVIAGWLHLAVVQSIGTVHGGLNLYNNGFSAGIVASILLPIMDMIKDHKDKERIKYLKRKKQLYDAITEQRKKMEEMENDL; encoded by the coding sequence ATGGATAATTTCAATAGCAATCATATTAATAAAATTAAATTTATATCTTTTTCTTTAATAATTCTTATCATTTTAGGATTTATTGGCTATGTTATCTACGAAAGAGAAAATGTTTTAACTGGAATTTTAAAAATAATAACTTCTCCTGCTGTTTTAATTACTGATTTCTTAGTTATTGGTGGAATTGGTGCTGTTTTTTTAAATGCTTTTTTAATATTTATATTTAATTTTACTCTAACTAGATTATTAAAAATTGAAATAACTGGTTTAGTTATTGCTTCATTCTTTACTGTATTTGGTTTTTCCTTTTTTGGAAAAAATATTCTTAATATTCTTCCTTTCTATTTAGGTGGAATTTTATATAGTGTTTTTGAGCATATTGATTTCAAAGAAATCTTTGTTACTATATCTTTTTCAAGTGCAATGGCCCCTTTTGTAAGTGAAGTTGCTTTTAGAGTTGATACTACGGATACTTCATATATTAATGCTATTGCTTTAGGTATAATAATAGGATTTATTGCTACTCCTCTATCTAAAAAAATGGCTGGATTTCATGAGGGGTTTAATCTTTATAATTTAGGTTTTACTGGCGGAATATTAGGAGCAGTTATAACTTCTATTTTAAAATTATATAATTTCCAGATTACACCTCAAAGAATTATATCTACTGAATTTGATTTGGCTTTAAAGGTAATCTGCTCTTCAGTTTTTTTAGCTCTTATCATAATTGGTTTTTTTATAAATAATAGCTCTTTTAAAGGTTATATGGAAATTTTAAAAGATAGCGGTTTAAAGTCTGATTTTGTAAAAAAATATGGATTTGGACTTACTTTTATAAATATGGGAATCATGGGGTTTGTTGCTACAGGATTTGTAATTTTAATTGGTGAAACTTTAAATGGACCTCTTCTTGCTGGTATACTTACTGTAGTTGGTTTTTCTGCCTATGGAAAACATTTTAAAAATACTATTCCAATTTTAATAGGAGTATATATTGCAGGCTTAGGAAGCTCTACCAATGGATTTACAGTAGCATTATCCGCTCTATTTGGTACCTCATTAGCTCCTATAACTGGTGTATATGGAATTATTTGGGGAGTAATTGCTGGTTGGCTACATCTTGCTGTTGTTCAAAGTATTGGAACTGTTCATGGTGGATTAAATTTATATAATAATGGATTTTCTGCAGGTATTGTAGCAAGCATTCTTCTTCCTATCATGGATATGATAAAAGACCATAAAGATAAGGAAAGAATAAAATATTTAAAAAGAAAAAAACAACTTTATGATGCTATTACTGAACAAAGAAAAAAAATGGAAGAAATGGAAAATGATTTATAA
- a CDS encoding NUDIX hydrolase, which produces MKLEDLKFLKIAVEKHPTTQTTLEYLIKQNAIGALVVNANGTKTLLVKQYRPGIAGEMYEIPAGLIEEGESAISTLYRELEEETGYLPEDYNILYTPKYPLTVSPGYTQEKLYLYVVQLKNDSIIPQNLKLDEGEDLSGTWFNLEEVENISQDMKTILALHLFKSL; this is translated from the coding sequence ATGAAACTAGAAGATTTAAAATTTTTAAAAATTGCAGTAGAAAAACATCCAACTACACAAACAACTCTAGAGTACCTTATTAAACAAAATGCAATTGGAGCTTTAGTTGTAAATGCTAATGGAACTAAAACTTTATTAGTAAAGCAATATAGACCTGGAATAGCTGGAGAGATGTATGAGATTCCAGCTGGACTTATTGAAGAGGGAGAGTCAGCTATCTCTACTCTTTATAGGGAGCTTGAAGAAGAAACAGGATATCTTCCTGAAGATTATAATATACTTTATACTCCTAAATATCCTCTTACTGTTTCACCAGGGTATACTCAAGAAAAACTTTATCTATATGTAGTACAATTAAAAAATGATTCTATTATACCTCAAAATTTGAAATTAGATGAAGGAGAAGATTTAAGTGGAACTTGGTTCAACTTAGAAGAAGTAGAAAATATATCACAGGATATGAAAACTATATTAGCCTTACATCTTTTTAAGAGCTTATAG
- a CDS encoding ABC transporter ATP-binding protein, which translates to MILKVENLSKEYVKGCFFSKEKKEVLKNISFEVKEGEIFSIIGQSGVGKSTIGKIILGIEKESYGKILFLGKKLVEREKRDIQMVFQDPYSSLNAAMKVKDILAEPLKANGEKNRNEISKKVKDILEKVGLGEEFENKYPNELSGGQRQRIVIGCAMILKPKLVVCDEPVASLDLGVQKQILDLIKKFNKEYGTTFIFISHDLGVVYNISDRVMVLYKGEIQEIRETEEFFSSPQSEYGKYLLEGIR; encoded by the coding sequence ATGATTTTAAAAGTTGAAAATTTATCAAAAGAATATGTAAAAGGATGTTTTTTTTCTAAAGAGAAAAAAGAGGTTTTAAAAAATATATCTTTTGAAGTTAAAGAGGGAGAAATATTCTCTATAATAGGACAATCTGGTGTAGGAAAATCAACTATTGGGAAAATTATTTTGGGTATTGAAAAAGAAAGTTATGGAAAGATATTATTTTTAGGAAAAAAACTAGTCGAGAGAGAAAAAAGAGATATTCAAATGGTTTTTCAAGATCCATATAGTTCTCTAAATGCAGCCATGAAAGTAAAGGATATATTAGCAGAACCATTAAAGGCTAATGGAGAAAAAAATAGAAATGAAATTTCTAAAAAGGTAAAAGATATTTTAGAAAAAGTAGGATTAGGAGAGGAATTTGAAAATAAATATCCCAATGAGTTAAGTGGTGGACAAAGGCAAAGAATAGTTATAGGATGTGCTATGATATTAAAACCTAAACTTGTTGTTTGTGATGAACCAGTAGCTTCGTTGGATTTAGGAGTTCAAAAGCAAATATTAGATTTAATAAAAAAATTTAATAAGGAATATGGAACAACGTTTATTTTTATATCTCATGATTTAGGAGTGGTATACAATATTTCAGATAGAGTGATGGTATTGTATAAAGGAGAGATTCAAGAGATAAGAGAAACAGAAGAATTCTTTTCTAGTCCACAAAGTGAATATGGGAAATATTTGTTAGAAGGAATAAGATAA